The Longimicrobiaceae bacterium sequence CTGGTGCTGCTCTCCTTCCGGGGGCGCTGGGACTCCATGGACGCCATCCCCCAGATCCTCCCCGAGCGGGGTCTCTCCGCGCTGGAGATCGTGGACTCGCGGGTGCTCCAGGGGGCGCGCGAGCTGTTCGAGTTCCGCGCCACGGCGGCGCTGGTGGAGCCGGACGCGCTGGGGGTGCTCTTCTGCGAGTTCTCGGGCGACTCCCCCGAGGAGGTGGCGGAGCTGGCGAACGACTTCGCCGCCCGGGCCCTGCGCCTCCCCGGCGCCCCGGTCCCCGGCGTCTTCCTGGACCCGGCGGTGCAGGCCGCGGCCTGGGCGCTCCGGCAGGCGGCCACCGGGCTGCTGTACCGCACCACCGCCACGCGCGACATCCGGCCGCAGGAGTTCGTGGAGGACACCGGGATCCCCCCGGAGAAGCTGGGCGCCTACACCCGCAGGTTCGAGCAGATCGTGAACCGGCACGGCACCACGCTGGGCTTCTTCGGGCACGCGGGGCACGGGTGCCTGCACATCCGCGTGGACCTGAACCTCAAGCGCGGCGAGGACGTGCGCCGCATGCAGGGGATCGCCGCGGACATCGCCGCGCTGGTGGTGGAGTTCGGGGGCTCTCTCTCCGGCGAGCACGGCGACGGGCTGTCCCGCTCGGAGTTCCTCCCGCTGATGTTCGGGGACGAGGTCATCGAGCTGCACCGGCGGGTGAAGCACCTGTTCGACCCGGAGGGGCGGATGAACCCCGGGGGGAAGATCGTCCCGCCCTACCAGCGCATGTCCGACAACCTCCGCTTCGGCGAGGACTACGCCGCCGAGGCGCCGGAAACGTGGTTCGACTACTCCGCGGACGGCGGATGGGACAAGGCGGTGGAGAAGTGCAACGGGATGGCCGTCTGCCGGAAGCTGGACGCGGGGACCATGTGCCCCTCCTTCATGGTGACGCTGGAGGAGGAGCACACCGTCCGCGGCCGCGCCAACTCGCTGCGCGAGGCCATGCGCGGCAGCCTCGCCGGGATGCGGAGCGAGGAGACGCTGGAGGCGCTCGACCTCTGCCTCCAGTGCAAGGCGTGCAAGACGGAGTGCCCCGTCGGGGTGGACATGGCGCGCTACAAGGCGGAGTTCCTGGCGCAGCACTTCCGCGAGACGGGCACCCCCGCGGCGGCGCACTTCTTCGGGCGGATCCACGACTTCGCCCGGCTGGGGAGCGTCTCCCCCCGGCTGGCGAACCTGGGGAGCACCCTGTTCGGCGGGGTGATGAAGGCGGCGGCGCACATGGACCCCCGGCGCAAGCTGCCGACGTTCGACGCCCGGCCCTTCCGCAGGGAGTGGCGCGGCGGCCGGGGCGACGGCGACGCTCGGCCGACGGTGGTCCTCTTCGACGACACCTTCCACAACTTCTTCCAGGCGGGGCCGCTGCGCGCCACGGCCACGGTCCTGGAGCGGGCCGGCTTCCGCGTGGTGCTCCCCCGGCGGCAGGTGTGCTGCGGGCGCGCGGCGATCTCCAAGGGGCTGCTGGACCACGCGCGCGACAAGCAGCGGGAGCTGGTCGACGCGCTGGCGCCGGAGGTGGAGCGGGGCGCCATGATCGTGGGCGTGGAGCCGAGCTGCATCCTCACCCTGCGCGACGAGCTCCCGGACTTGGTGCGCGACCCGCGGGCGAAGACGGTCGCCGGGGCGGCGATGATGCTGGAGGAGTTCCTGCTCTCGCTCCCGGACTGGCGCCCCGGACGCCTGGAGCGCCGCGCCCTGGTGCACGGCCACTGCCACCAGAAGGCCATCGTGGGGATGGAGCCCACGCGGGAGGTGCTGGGGCGGGTGGAGGGGCTGGAGTTCACCGTGCTGGACTCCGGGTGCTGCGGGATGGCGGGGTCGTTCGGGTACGAGCGGGGGCACTACGACGTGTCGAAGGCGGCGGGTGAGCGGGTGCTCTTCCCCGTGGTGCGCGGGGCGGCCCCGGACGACCTGGTGGTGGCGCCGGGGTTCTCCTGCAGGAGCCAGATCGGCGACTTCTGCGAGGGAAGGACGGCGATCCACACGGCGGAGCTGCTGGCGATGGCGGAGTAGGAGCATGGTGGGCCCCCGCATCCGGCAGGTTAGATTCGGGAATGGCTGAACGCGATCAACGGGAGCATGGAGCATGGGAGAACGTGCGATCGACCTGAAGCAGGCCCAGGCCCGCCTGGTGGAGATCGTCCACGAGGCGGCCGACGGCGAGGAGATCGTCCTCACCGAGGACGGCGAGCCGGTGGCCCGCATCATCCCGATCTCCCGCAGGCGCAGACCTCGCGAATTCGGCAGCGCGAAGGGGCTGATCCGCATGTCCGACGACTTCGATGCCCCGCTGGAAGACTTCCGGGAGTACATGTAGCCGATGGCCGGGCGCTTCCTGCTGGATACGCATACCTTCGTCTGGTTCATCGGAGCCGATCCGCGGCTGAGCGCCCAGGCGCGAGCGGTGGTGGAGGAACCGGAGAGTGAGCTTTTCCTCAGCGTCGCCAGCCTCTGGGAGATCGCGATCAAGTTCAGCCTCGGCAAGCTCGCCCTCGCCCGCCCGTTCGCGGAGTTCATCCCGGAGCAGCTCGAACGGCAGAGCATCGGCGTTCTCGGAGTCGAGATCCCCGACCTCGCCGTCGTGTCGAAGCTCCCGCTGCACTACCGGGACCCATTCGACCGGCTCATCATCGCCCAGGCGAGCACACGGGAACTGCCCATCGTCGGCGTCGATGAGACGTTCGACCTCTACGGGGTCGTTCGGATCTGGTAGACACAGGATGCAGACGGTGATCGCTGCGAGTTACGAACAGGGCGGGCGCTCGCTGGAGCCCGGATGCTCCTGGGCCACGGCGGTGCCGCGCGCCTGGATGAGCGGATGACCTGGGAGCAGAGGGATAGCGATCTGAACGACACCAATCCGGAAGCGGCAGAGATCCAGGCGAGCATCTACCGTCGGATGACCGGAGCGGAGCGCCTGAAGCTCGCGATCGAGATGAGCCTTACTGCGCGCAGCCTCACCCTGGCGCGCCTCCGCACCCAGCACCCGGACTGGTCCGAGGCCGAGCTGAAGCGCGAGCTGCTGCGCTACGCATTCGGCTCCGCTTCCCGAGCCGCTGCGCTGATGGCCGAGGACATCTTCCGGCGGGTCATCGGCGCCCTGGAACAGGCCCACACAGCAGCTCCTCATCAGCATCGTCAGGCTGTTGGGAATCGCAGCTAAGCACAGCGGGGCAAACCGTTCTTCCCCGCGGCGAGTGAACACCGCGTCCGTCACCTTCGAACCGCGCCGGGTCGGAGGCGTCCCGCTCCTGCTTGCGGTTCCCAGGGAAGGGAGCGGGCCCCTGCCCCTCGTCCTCTGGTTCCACGGCTTCGGGGTGGACGCGGAGGTGCACCGGCCGGAGCTGCAGCGGCTCGCCGAAGCCGGGTTCGTCGCGGCTGGCGTCGATGCCGCAGGGCACGGACGCCGCCGCCTGTCGGACCTGGACGCCCGCATCGGCGCCCCGCGGGAAGCAGCGCGGCGGACGATGCTGGAGCTCGCCGCCGAGACGGCGGGGGACGTCCCGGCGGTCGTGCAGGCGCTGGTGGACGAGGGGCTTGCGAACCCCCGGCGCGTGGCCGTGGCGGGAGTCTCCATGGGCGGGTACGTGGTCTACCGGAGCCTCCTCGTGGAGCCCTCCATCCGCGCCGCGGCCGCGATCCTCGGCTCGCCCGAGTGGCCGGGGGACGACAGCCCACACCTGCATCCGGAGGCGTTCCACCGGACGGCGCTGCTCTCCGTCACCGCCGGCGCCGACGAGAACGTCCCCCCGGCCGCCGCGCGCGCCTTCCACCAGGCGCTTGCGGAGGGACACCCGGAGCCGTCGCGAGCCCGCTACATCGAGATCCCGGGGGCGGAGCACCTGATGAACGGCGAGCAGTGGGAGGTCGCGATGGACGAGACGATCCGGTGGCTCATGGCCCACACGCTGCATGAATGAAGGCGGGCGTAGGCGACGCCCGCCCCGCTCCCATCCTGCGCCTTCGACGATGCGACTGTACCCGATCGCCCAGCTCCTCCTCACCT is a genomic window containing:
- a CDS encoding type II toxin-antitoxin system prevent-host-death family antitoxin, producing MGERAIDLKQAQARLVEIVHEAADGEEIVLTEDGEPVARIIPISRRRRPREFGSAKGLIRMSDDFDAPLEDFREYM
- a CDS encoding type II toxin-antitoxin system VapC family toxin; protein product: MAGRFLLDTHTFVWFIGADPRLSAQARAVVEEPESELFLSVASLWEIAIKFSLGKLALARPFAEFIPEQLERQSIGVLGVEIPDLAVVSKLPLHYRDPFDRLIIAQASTRELPIVGVDETFDLYGVVRIW
- a CDS encoding FAD-binding and (Fe-S)-binding domain-containing protein, whose protein sequence is MLPVVQPDARAARLERALRETVRGEVRFDAKSRLLYSTDASLYQIMPVGVVLPRDADDVRAAHRLAAEHGVGVLPRGGGTALAGQTVGAALVLDFGKYMNRVLEVDPERRRARVQPGVRLDRLNRAAAPHRLHFGPDPATIRQCCLGGMIGNNSCGARSLAYGKTGDHVHTLDCVLHDGEAARFGPVARDAVAAMPGREGEIARRVLGILEPHRDSVLARYPKIPRRVSGYNFDAMLETPELNLADLIVGSEGTLATVVEAELGLVPLPAARALVLLSFRGRWDSMDAIPQILPERGLSALEIVDSRVLQGARELFEFRATAALVEPDALGVLFCEFSGDSPEEVAELANDFAARALRLPGAPVPGVFLDPAVQAAAWALRQAATGLLYRTTATRDIRPQEFVEDTGIPPEKLGAYTRRFEQIVNRHGTTLGFFGHAGHGCLHIRVDLNLKRGEDVRRMQGIAADIAALVVEFGGSLSGEHGDGLSRSEFLPLMFGDEVIELHRRVKHLFDPEGRMNPGGKIVPPYQRMSDNLRFGEDYAAEAPETWFDYSADGGWDKAVEKCNGMAVCRKLDAGTMCPSFMVTLEEEHTVRGRANSLREAMRGSLAGMRSEETLEALDLCLQCKACKTECPVGVDMARYKAEFLAQHFRETGTPAAAHFFGRIHDFARLGSVSPRLANLGSTLFGGVMKAAAHMDPRRKLPTFDARPFRREWRGGRGDGDARPTVVLFDDTFHNFFQAGPLRATATVLERAGFRVVLPRRQVCCGRAAISKGLLDHARDKQRELVDALAPEVERGAMIVGVEPSCILTLRDELPDLVRDPRAKTVAGAAMMLEEFLLSLPDWRPGRLERRALVHGHCHQKAIVGMEPTREVLGRVEGLEFTVLDSGCCGMAGSFGYERGHYDVSKAAGERVLFPVVRGAAPDDLVVAPGFSCRSQIGDFCEGRTAIHTAELLAMAE
- a CDS encoding alpha/beta fold hydrolase, with amino-acid sequence MNTASVTFEPRRVGGVPLLLAVPREGSGPLPLVLWFHGFGVDAEVHRPELQRLAEAGFVAAGVDAAGHGRRRLSDLDARIGAPREAARRTMLELAAETAGDVPAVVQALVDEGLANPRRVAVAGVSMGGYVVYRSLLVEPSIRAAAAILGSPEWPGDDSPHLHPEAFHRTALLSVTAGADENVPPAAARAFHQALAEGHPEPSRARYIEIPGAEHLMNGEQWEVAMDETIRWLMAHTLHE